GCGGCCGGGACGTTCTCCCAGCCTGCTTCCGGTACTGTGTTCCCGATCCCGACGATGCGCGCGCCCTGCTGGGCGACCGCCGCATCGAAGTCGAGGTACTCGTCGAGGCGATGGTCGAGGATCACCGCCGGTTCGTACTCCCCGACTACTTCTTCGAGGTTTTCATCAGCGTAGTCGAAGACCGCGTCCGCGCCCAGCCCTTCCAAGGCCTCGTGATACTCGGGCGAGGCGGTCGTGAGTACGTCCGCACCGGTCGCCGCGGCGAGCTGGACGGCAGCGTGGCCCACCCCACCGGAGCCGCCGTGGATCAGGCAGGTCTCGGCGGGTTCGAGGCCAGCGTGGTCGATCAGCGCGCGCCAGGCGGTCACGGCGGCGACGCCCGCCCCGCCGCCCGCACCGAATCCGACGTTCTCGGGGAGGTGTGCGATCCGGTCCGTCGGGACGAGCACGTACTCGGCGTAGGAACCTTGGTGATCCCTGCCGAGGCCGGTCCCGAACACCCGGTCGTCCGCCTCGAAGCCAGGCGTCCAGTCGCCGGCCTCCTCGACGATACCCGCAAAATCCGAGCCGGGCGTCATCGGCAACTGGGAGGGCTGGAACGACCCTTCGCGGAAGTAGGTGTCGACGGGGTTCACCCCGGCAGCCTCGACACGCACGAGCAGTTCGTGCCCGCCCGGCTCCGGCCGGTCGATGTCGTCTACGTCCAGTACCTCGGGACCGCCATGATCGTGGTATCGTACCGCACGCATACCCAGGAATCGAAGCCGGAGAACAAAGCCTTACTGTTCAGTCCGTCAGCCCGTAGCCCCGCGCGAACATGGCGATGTCGAGCGCGACCACGGCGAGCGTCAGCCCCGAGAGGACCGCAAGCGCGGCGTTCGGATCGACGTCGGAGTAGCCGAGAAAGCCGTACCTGACGCCGTTTACCATGTAGACCATCGGGTTCAGGAGTGAAACGGTCCGCCACAGTGACGGCAGGATCTCGAGCGAGTAGAAGACGCCGCCGAAGAAGACCAACGGTCGAAGGATGAACTGGTTCATCACCGTGAGGTGATCGAAATCGTCGGCGATCAATCCCCCGATGATCCCGAGGGCGGCGAACAGCAGCGAGACGACGAACATGAACGCGACGAGATAGAACGGCTGTTCGACTCCCACTGGCGTGAAGAACGCGCCGATGACTGCGATGATGACCCCGACGACGACCCCGCGGGCCGCACTGGAGAGGACGTAGGCCAGCACCATTTCGGTGTACGAAAGCGGCGAGGTGATCGTCTCGTGGATGTACTCGTTCCAGCGCCCGTGGAAGATCGAAAACGAGGCGTTCTCGAAGGCGTTCGAGATCGCCCCCAGCACCACGAGTCCGGGCAGGAGAAAGAGGATGTACGAGAAGCCCTGTATCTCCTGAATGCGCGTCCCGAGGATGACGCCGAACACCGAGAAGTACAACACGTTCGTGATCATCGGCGGGAGGAAGGTGTTCCACGGCCGACGGACGAACCGCTGGACCTCGCGTTCGAGCAGCGTGTAAAAGCGCGCCGAGAGCGGGTTGGCGACCATCAGCGCGCCTCCCCCGCGAGGCGGGTGGGTTCGTCGGGCTCGTCGGCTTCGTGGGATTCCTCGGACGCCTCCGCGTCGTCGCTCCCGCCCTGGCCCTCGGTGAGTTCGACGAATATCTCCTCCAACGACGTGCGCGAGATCTCGATATCCGTGATCTCGTGGCCCCGCGCTTCGAGCGCGTTGAGCAGGCGTGGCGCGACCCGACCGCCACCGCCGGCGACGCGCGCGACGAGGTGACTCCCCTCCAGTCGGACCTCCTCGACGGCCTCGATCTCGCGGTCGATATCCGGCGCGCTCGCGGGCGGGTCGCGCAGTTCGACGGAGACCGTATCGCTTCCACGCGCCATGAGTTCGTCGGGCGTCGCGACCGTGACCTTTCGGCCCGCGTCCATGATCGCGACCCGGTCACAGAGGCGTTCGGCCTCCTCGATGTAGTGGGTGGTCAGCAGGATCGTCGTCCCCTCGTCGTTCAGCCGGTTGATCACCTCCCAGAGGTCGTGGCGCAACTGGACGTCGACGCCCGCGGTCGGCTCGTCGAGGATCAGGAGGTCGGGCTCGGTCACGATCGCGCGCGCGAGGAGCAGCCGACGCTTCATCCCGCCCGAGAGCCAGTCGAAGCGGGTGTTTCGCTTCTCGTAGATCCCGACGAGCTTCAGCGCCTCGTCCGCGCGGCGTTCGGCCTCCTCGCCGCTGATACCGTGATAGCCCGCCTTGTGCAGCAGCACCTCGCGGATCGGGAAAAAGCGGTCGACGTTGAACTCCTGGGGGGCGAGCCCGATGGAGTCGCGCACCTCCCGGTAGTCGTCCTCGACGTCGTTGCCGAACACGCGCACCTCGCCGCCGGTCTTTCTGACGAGTCCGACCAGCGTGTTGATGAACGTGGTCTTGCCCGCGCCGTTCGGTCCGAGCAGTCCGAAGAACTCCCCGGCCTCGATCGACAGGGAGAGACCGTCCAGCGCCCGGACGTCGTCGTACTCCTTTTCGAGTCCTCTCGCTTCGATCGCCAGTGTCATTACCGGGTCGAGGCGCTCGCAACGATAAAGCGCGACGGATGCGGAAGCCTATTCGAGATAGCCAAGATCCGAAAGCCGACCCTCGACGTCCCCATCGGCGGTGGTCGTTCGAGTCCCCGCCTCGCGTTCGGGATACGTCATCTCGTCGGACGGTGGAACCAGCCCCAGGGGCTCGCCGTCCATGCGGTCGCTCCGGGGAACCCCGAGCGCGGAGAGGACCGTCGGGGCGATGTCGAGGAGGTGGGCACCCGATATCTCCTCGTCCCCGTCCCCGGTTTCGATGCCGGGGCCCGCCGCCATCACGACGCCGTCGAGCTTGTGGTTCCACGGCTCGGCGGGCGAGGCAAACAGCTCGTCGCGTAGTTGGGCCGAGAGGAAGTAGTTCCAGTCGTTGGGTACGGTCATGACGTCGACCGCGCGATCGACGTTCGGCCCCTCGAAGTACTCCTCGACGCGCGCGACGTCCTCGAAGACGCGCTCGCCGTCCGGGGCGCGAACCCCCGAAAGTAGCCCGATCAGTTCGTCGCGTACGTCCTCGTACTCCTCAGGGGAAACGACGCCCTCCGGATCGCGCCCTTCGAGGTTGATCCGGACGCCCGTCTCGACGCGCGAACGCATGTAGGCGGCCGAGGCGGCGAAGTCGACCTGTTCGTCGGAGGCCTTGACGATTCCGGCGGGCGCATGGCGTTTCGCCAGGTCGTTGAGACCGACGCGTTCGAGCGTCCGACCGATTTTCCTGGTCGTCACGCCGAAGTTCGCGGCGGACGCGACTCCGCGTTCGAGCAGCGTCGGTTCGCGCTCGGTCGTCTCCTCGCCCTTCCTGAGCGACTGCTCACGAACCGTCTGCCAGGAGGGCATCCCCGCAGCACTGCGGGTCGTCTCGACGTATCCGTGCCCCCTGAGGAAGGTGTTGAGGCGGAATTCGCTGCCCTCGTACTTCCCGAGGCCGTGGTCGCTCACGAGCAGCGCGACGTTCGGATCCGTCTCCTCGAGGATCCGCTCGACCTCCCGGTCGACCGCCTCGTAGATCTCCGTGACCAGCTCCTCCTGGTAGCCGTACTGGTGAAAGACCGTGTCGGTGACCTGGAACTGGACGAACCCGAAATCGGGCTCGAACCTCTCGGCGAGATACAGGAACGCGTCGCTTCGCATCGAGACCGAATCGACGTACTCCTCGAAGGCGTCGGCCTCGCCGCCCGGCGTCGGATAGACGGTGTACTCGCCGATCGCCTCGCGGACCTCCTCAAGGATCCCCTCGGGATGGGAGGGCGGGTTTTCGGGGGCAGTGAAGCCGGGGATGACCGCCCCGTCGATCTCGCTTGGCGGGTAGGTCATCGGAACGTTGACGACGACGCTTCGCTTGTCGTGGTGGTCAAGCAGTTCCCACAGCGAGTGTTCGTCGACCGAACTCGCGTTCGCGACCCCCCAGTCGTAGCCGTCGTAGGTCAGAAAGTCGAACACGCCGTGTTTGCCGGGGTTCGTCCCCGTGTACAGCGAGGGCCACGCGCTGGCGGTCCACGGCGGGATCTGTGATTCGAGCGTCCCGCTCGGTTCCCCCTCCCAAATCGACTGGATCGTCGGTACGCGCCCCTCCTCGAACAACGGTTCGAGTATCCCCCGACTGCAGGCGTCGATCCCAATCAACAGCGTATCGACGTCCCCCTCACTGTGGTCCGGTGTCATGCGTATACCGAAGAACGGCTCGCGCCCTTATTATGGATCATGTAATCCGACGAACGAGCGATTAGCTGGCACATAAACGCGGTCTATCGGACGGTCGGCGGGCGTTACTCGGCGCGTGCGGGAACCGATATGAGCGGGATTTAAGCGGTCACCGAACACGGGTATAGCTGCATGAAGCTTCACGAATACCAAGCGAAGTCGGTGTTCGCCGACGCCGGGATCCCGACACCCGATTCGCAGCTCGCAGAAAGCACCGACGAGGTGCTCGCTGCGGCCGAGTCGGTCGGCTACCCGGTCGCCGTCAAGGCGCAGGTACAGGTCGGCGGTCGCGGCAAGGCCGGCGGGATCGAACTCGTCGAGGACGACGAGGAGGCCCGCGAGGCCGCCGACTCGATCCTCGGGATGGACCTCAAGGGCTACACCGTCGATCGCGTGCTCGTCGAGGAGGCCGTCGACTTCGTCGACGAACTCTACGTCGGCGTAACGATGGACCGCGGCGAGGGGAAACCCGTCGCGATGGTCTCGGAGAAAGGTGGGGTGGACATCGAGTCGGTCGCAGAGGAGGACCCCGACGCGATCGCCCGCGAACACGTCGACCCCGCGTTCGGTCTCCAGCCGTACCAGGCCCGCCGCGCGGTCTACGACGCCGGGATCGACCGCGAGGTCGCAAGCGACGTCTCGAGCGTACTCACGACGCTCTTTTCGCTCTGGGACGATCGGGACGCCAGCGACACGGAGATCAACCCGCTGATGGTCACGAGCGACGGCGAAGTGATCGCTGCCGACGCCGTGATGAACATCGACGAGGACGCGCTGTTTCGCCAGTCCGAACTGGCCGAGATGGAGGAGGAGTCCTACACCGACGACCTCGAACGAAAGGCCGGCGAGTACGGCTTCGATTACGTTCGATTGGAGGGCGACGTCGGCATCATCGGTAACGGTGCGGGTCTCGTGATGACGACCCTCGACCTCGTCGATTACTATGGGGGCGAGCCCGCGAACTTCCTCGACGTCGGCGGCGGCGCGAAGGCAGACCGGATCGCCAACGCGCTTGACATGGTCTTCTCCGACGAGAACGTCGAGTCGGTCGTGTTCAACATCTTCGGCGGCATTACTCGAGGGGATGAGGTCGCGAAAGGGATCAACAACGCCCTCGAACAGTTCGAGGAGATCCCCAAACCGGTGGTCGTCCGGCTTGCGGGGACGAACGCCGAGGAGGGCATGGAGATCCTGAACGCGGATCTCGTGCAGGTCGAACAGACATTGGAGGAAGCGGTTCAGCGTGCCGTCGAGAACGCACAGGAGGGAGACGCATGAGCATTCTAGTCGACGACGACACCCGCGTGGTCGTACAGGGCATCACCGGCGGCGAGGGCAAGTTCCACGCCGAACAGATGATGGAGTACGGCACCAACGTCGTCGCGGGTGCGGTGCCCAACCGCGGCGGCCAAGAAGTAGCCGGCGTGCCGGTCTACGACACCGTCAGCCAAGCAGTCAGGGAGGAGGACGCCGACGCCTCGGTGATCTTCGTGCCGCCCGCGTTCGCCGCGGACGCCGTCTTCGAGTCGCTCGATTCGGAACTGGATCTGGCAGTGGCGATTACCGAGGGGATCCCGACCCAGGACATGAGCAAGGTCTACAAGCGCCTCTCGGAGGTCGATACCCGGCTGATCGGGCCGAACTGTCCGGGAATCATCACGCCCGGCGAGGCGAAGTTGGGCATCCTGCCGGGGGACATCTTCTCGGCGGGCAACGTCGGGCTCGTCTCGCGCTCTGGTACCCTGACCTACCAGGTCGTCGACAACCTCACGAACCGCGGACTCGGCCAGTCGACCGCGATCGGGATCGGTGGCGACCCGATCATCGGAACCTCCTTCGTCGACGCGCTCTCGACCTTCGAGGACGACCCCGAGACCGACGCGGTCGTCATGTGCGGCGAGATCGGCGGCGAGGACGAGGAGCAGGCCGCCGAGTTCATCGCCGACAACATGGACACCCCGGTCGCGGGCTTCATCGCCGGCCGGACCGCCCCGCCCGGAAAGCGGATGGGCCACGCCGGTGCGATCGTTTCGGGCAGCGGGACCGGTACCGCAGAATCGAAGATCGACGCGCTCAACGACGCCGGCGTCCCCGTCGGGGACACCCCCGAGGAGGTCGCCGACAACGTCGAGGAGCTGCTGTAGCCCTCAGGCGTTCTGTTTTCGGTGCACGCGCTGTCCGCGCCCGGAGAGCCGGGCGACGTCGCGTTCGAGTGCGGCCGCGTACTCGAGCCGAAGCGTGCGGGCGTCGGTGTCGTCGATCGACGCTCCCGTATCGATCCGCCGTGTGAGCGGATCGTAGGCCCCGGTGTCGAACCCCATCCGCTCGAGGTATTCGCGGACACGATCCGATTCGAGCCCCTCGTGAATCGCGGCGTCGGTGTACTCGCGAACGGCCTCGAACTCCGGAAGCGTGATCGTATCGTCGGTGACGAGCCCGAGGTCGCCCTCAACGCGGACATCCACCTGGCTCGCCTCGTCCACCAGTGGGTACATCTCGCCCGCGAGCTGGAGGATCTGGCTCGGGAGCGTGGCGTCGGGCGAGCGCCATTCGACGGTCGGGAAACACTTGCGCAGCCGTATCGGCGTCCAGATCGCATCGTCGGCCGTGAAGCACGCCTCGAACTCCTCGTCGGAGACACCGACATCCATCGCCGCCCGTTCGAACTCGGCGTAGCGCCGTTCGAGCCGGTCGTCCCACTCGGCGACGCTCCCGGCGTAGTTCCAGAGCTGACCGTGATCGGGGAACTTCTCGTACCCCTTCTTCCGGTAGATGTAGGGACGCGCGCCGGCGGCGACCCGCTGGCCCCTGTAGTACGGCGAGGAGTTCACCAACGCGAGTGCGGGATCGAGCGCGGTCAGCGTGTTCAACTGGTCGACGACGCGGCGCTTCTCGAAGTGAATGTGCGTGCCCGCACAGTGTTTCGCGTACTCGAAATCGTCGCCGAGAACCCGCTCTTGGATCCGGGTTCTGTCGCCGGGCAGCTGTTCGATCGCATCTGAGGCCAGGGGCGTCGCCAACGGGACGAGTCCCTTACCACGCGACCTCGCCTCGCGCAGCGTTTCCTCTAACAGCCCGGTGAACTGCGTGGCGAGATCGGTGACTGACTCACACGGTGTCGTCTTGATTTCGAGGAGACAGTCGACGAACTCCTCTTCGACCTGTGGCGAGATCCCCGTCAGGCTACCGGGCGTACACAGCTCGCCCTCCCGGTCGATCACCCAGTACTCGACTTCGACGCTCGTTTTCATTGTGTTGGTTGGCTCCGTGACCGCATCACCCGCGCTTGTTCGTCGACAACGATGCACCGCCACGGTGGCGCCGTGTGGGTCGGTCCGGGATCGAGTGTCTCGAAGACCGTCCGTGCTACTTCGGTGGATCGAGCGATGATACACCCCCGGACTCCGTGATCCCGACATCCATGACGGACGAATCGAATGGTTCGACCATGTAGTTAGAATGTATCGACAGTTAATAAATCTAAGTGTGCGGACTATCCATCCACGAACGGTCCTATTCGGCATACTTTAGAATACAGACGTCAACACAGCCACCGACATCACCTGGTCGATCGGTTACGCTCTCGGCATTACAACACCCGGGTCAGATCATCGAGTTCGATCGTCCTCGCGTCCACCTCGGTCTCGCTCGACTCCTTGAACCCGTTGCCGGTGAGGATCGTTACGACCCGTTCACCCGTGACGATCTCGTCGCGTTCGGCCAGTCGTTCGAGGCCCGCGTACGCGACCGCCGAGGAGGCCTCGACGCGGAACCCCCCTGCGTGTGCGAGCCGCCGCTGGGCGCTACGGGTTTCCTGGTCGGAGACCGAGATCGCCCCGCCGTCCGTATCGCGCAGCGCCGCAAGCGCCCGGTTTCCGCTGGGCGGGTCGGCGTTGGCGATCGAGTAGGCGATCGTCCCTTCAGCCTCGACCGGTTCCACTTCCGTTTCGCCCGCCTCGAACGTCCGAACGATCGGGTCGCAGGCACTCGACTGACAGGCGTACAACCGCGGGAACTGCTCGATCAGCCCGGCAACTCGGAGTTCGGAAAGCGCCCGCCAGATGCCGCTCAACTGGCCGCCACTGGAGACGGGAAGCACGATCGCGTCGGGGACCTCGGGCGAGAACGCCTCACAGATCTCGAACGCGACCGTCCGCTGGCCCGCAACCCGAAGCGGTGTATCGGAGTTGACGAACTCGACCTCCTCGATTCTCAGGGATTCTTCGTAGAGACGGCCGTAGTCGCCCTCGACGCGCAGGATATCGGGCTCGTAGTGTGCGATGTGCGAGAGGCGTTCGTCGGGGATGTCGCCGGGAACGCAGACCGTACAGTCCAGCCCGGAACCGGCGGCACAGGCGGCGGTGCTCATCGCCATATTGCCGTGTGAGACGGTTCCGAGGCGGTCGATCCCGTTCTCGCGGGCGTAGGAAACCGCCAGCGCGCTGCCGCGGTCCTTGAAGCTCCCCGTCGGGTTCTGGCCCTCGTCCTTCAGGTACAGTTCGACGCCGCCGAGGTCGAGGCGTGGCGTCCGTACCAGCGGCGTGCCGCCGGCGGCCGCCGCGACGCCCGAGGGACGTTCGGCGGGAAGCACGTCGGCGTAGCGCCACATCCCCGGATCGCGCCCGGCGGGCCACTCGAAGCGCTCGGGTTCGAACCAGAGGGGCTCGCCGCAGGGACAGCGTTTTCGCTCGTCGAAGTCGAACGAACGGCCGCAGTCGTAACACTGGACGGTCGTCATACCGCACGCGACGACGACTGGGAAAAAGAGCCTGCTGGTCAGAGGTACGCGGCGTCCCAGCGCGTCGCCTTACGCGTGTTGCCACACTCGTTACAGACGACCCGACCCGAGGCGTCCATCGCGTTGTCGAAGCTCTCGCAGGCCGAGCAGAACCAGCCGTAGCGCTTCTCCAAGCTCTCGTCCATGTACGACACGTGGAAGGCGCCCCGCGATCCCACGGAGGCCTCCCGGTAGGCGACGTAGAGGGTGTTGCCCTCCTCGTCCTCGTGGGGTTCGACCGCGCGACGGTACTGCTCGCCCTCGGGAACGTCGACCCAGACGTTCTCGGTGTGCTCCTCGCCGGCGATCTCCTGGGTGTGGGTGTAGGCGTCGTCGTAGCCCCGGCGCTCGTAGAACTCGTTGCCGGGTTCGTTCTCCGCGAAGACGAACCCCTTGAAGCGGTCGATCCCTTGTTCCTCGAAAATGTCGCGGACGTGCTCGTAGAGTTGCGAACCGTAGCCCTCGCCGCGGTGGTCGGGATCGACGTGCAGCCAGTGGATCTCGCCGACGCGCTCGGGGAACTCGACGAGGTAACACTGCGCGAAGGCGACGATCTCCCCGTCGACCTCGACGACGGGAATGTAGACGTCGTCGGCCTCGTCGGAGATCAGCTCCTCGAGGCGACCGTCGCCGTACCACTGCTCGACGGCGTCGTCGATGGTTTCCTCGTCCAGGAAGTCCGCGTAGGAGTCCTGTAGCGAGCGGCGAGCCACTTCGCGGACCGCCTCGACGTCCGAGCGCGTTGCGTCTCTCAGTTCCATACCTCGATTGTGGCGGCTCGCTACTAAACTGTTTTCCGCGAGCGTCGTCAGCTAGTGGCGCTCCCCGTGGCGGCGGACCGCCGAGGAAGGCTTATGAACCGCCGCCGACACCTCCGGGTATGTTAGAGGAGGAGCTCGGGTTCGAGCGCGAGAAGCTCTCGCCGATCGTCCCCGTCGTGACGACCCTGCTGATTACCCTGTTCGTGATCGGGCTCCTCTATCGGCTCGTCGTCGCCGTCGGCCTCCTCGGCTAGACCGGGTCGACTCCGAGGAGCTCGCGGGGGACGGGCTACACTGGATCCGAACGGGAGAAAGCTTCTTGGAGCCGTCACGTCATTCGGCGCGTATACCGAGACGACGGCCGGTGGACCGGTCCCGCCCGGTCGGTCGGCCCCGCAACCGATGAACGACGCCACCCGTTCCGCCCTGATCGCCGCCCTCGCCCTGCTCGCGGTCGCGTTCGCCGCGGCGACCCTCGGGTCCACGGTGACCACCGAGGACGGCTCGCCGGGGTCCGGGGACGGTATCGGTGGGGGGGAGGGCGGGGGCGGTCCGCTCCCGCCGCCCGAACCCGGATCGCCCGGAGAAACGATCGTGGTCCCCTACCTCACGGAGCTCCTGACGGTGCTGGCGGTGCTCGCGTCCCTCGTACTCCTCGTCTACGCCTTTCTCCACCGGCGCGAGGCGCTAGCACTGCTGGTCGCGCTCGCGCTCCTGCTCGCCCTCATCTACCTCCTCTTCGAACTGGTCGCCGACCTGGGCGGGGAGTTCTCCCCACCGCTCGACCCCGGGTCGAGGAGCCCGTTCGGCGGCGGGAGTGGGGGGGACGGGGCGGCGGGCGACTCGACTGGCCCGTCGACGCCGTCGGTTCTATCGGGGGTCGTCCTCGTGCTCGCGGTCGTCGGGGGACTGATCGCGCTGGTGGGTCGGTCGAGTGACGCGGAACCCGAACCCGAGAAGACCGGCTCCGGTCCCGATGCCGACGCGGCGGCCGTCGGCCGGGCGGCGGGACGGGCGGCCGACCGGGTCGCGAGCCGTGAAACCGAACACGGAAACGAGGTGTACCGCGCCTGGCGAGAGATGACCGGGCTGCTCGACGCTTCGGATTCCGAGGCCCGGACGCCCAGGGAGTTCGCCGACCGGGCGGTCGCGGCTGGGCTCGCCGAAAAGGACGTCGAGGAGCTGACCCGGCTGTTCGAGGACGTTCGGTACGGGGAGCGGGCCGCCTCGGAGGAGTACGAGCACCGCGCAGTCGAGACCTTCCGGCGGATCGAGCGCCGGTACGCGGAGGACGAACGGTGAACACCGGCCGGCTTCTACTGGTCCTCGGCCTCGCCGCGCTGGGGCTCGGCCTCGCGTCGATCCTCGTCCCCGACGCTATCGGGCTCGACCTCGGCACGGCGGTCGTCACGCTGGTCGGGCTGCTGGCGGTGGTCGAGGCGCTTCGGGCCGTCCAGTCCCGCCGGCGCACCGACCTCGACGAGGCGACGACCCCCGACCCGGAGCTTTCGCTCTCGGTTCCCGCGCCCGGCGAGGAGTTCGACTCCGCCGTCGGGGCGTTCATCGGGGATCGGCAGGGGTACTACCGCGGAACCCGGGCCCGCGAGGGGCTCCGGGCGGCGGCGGTCGCCGTCCTCCGGGAGTACCAGGGGCTTCCCGAAACGGAAGCGAAAACGCGGATCGAGGAGGGGATCTGGACCGACGACCCCTACGCGGCCGCCTTCCTCGGCGGCGAGGGCGCGCCAGAGCCCGCCCGGTGGGATCGAATTCGGGACCTCGCACGCCGGGAGTCCGCGCGCGACCGGCGGATCCGACGGACCGTCGACGCGATCGCCGGGGTGGCCGGGATGGGCGGGGAGGGCCGCTCGGAGAACGGCTATAGTCCGCCCGTCGATGGGGACCGCCCGGCCCGGTTCTCGACGGGGACGAACCGTGAGTTCGAGGACTGGGTGATCGCCCGCGGACCACACCCGACGGAACGCTGGCAGGGGATCGGGTCGCTCGCGTTCGCCGGGATCGGGCTCGGCATCCTCGTCGAGCAGCCGGCGGTGTTGCTCGCCGGGGCCGTCGGCGTCGGCTACGCCGCCTACGCACGCTCGTCGGCGTTTTCACCGGGAAGAGTCTCGGCCGACAGGGTCGTCGAGGACCCCCAGC
The genomic region above belongs to Halalkalicoccus subterraneus and contains:
- a CDS encoding alkaline phosphatase family protein, which produces MTPDHSEGDVDTLLIGIDACSRGILEPLFEEGRVPTIQSIWEGEPSGTLESQIPPWTASAWPSLYTGTNPGKHGVFDFLTYDGYDWGVANASSVDEHSLWELLDHHDKRSVVVNVPMTYPPSEIDGAVIPGFTAPENPPSHPEGILEEVREAIGEYTVYPTPGGEADAFEEYVDSVSMRSDAFLYLAERFEPDFGFVQFQVTDTVFHQYGYQEELVTEIYEAVDREVERILEETDPNVALLVSDHGLGKYEGSEFRLNTFLRGHGYVETTRSAAGMPSWQTVREQSLRKGEETTEREPTLLERGVASAANFGVTTRKIGRTLERVGLNDLAKRHAPAGIVKASDEQVDFAASAAYMRSRVETGVRINLEGRDPEGVVSPEEYEDVRDELIGLLSGVRAPDGERVFEDVARVEEYFEGPNVDRAVDVMTVPNDWNYFLSAQLRDELFASPAEPWNHKLDGVVMAAGPGIETGDGDEEISGAHLLDIAPTVLSALGVPRSDRMDGEPLGLVPPSDEMTYPEREAGTRTTTADGDVEGRLSDLGYLE
- the sucD gene encoding succinate--CoA ligase subunit alpha; translation: MSILVDDDTRVVVQGITGGEGKFHAEQMMEYGTNVVAGAVPNRGGQEVAGVPVYDTVSQAVREEDADASVIFVPPAFAADAVFESLDSELDLAVAITEGIPTQDMSKVYKRLSEVDTRLIGPNCPGIITPGEAKLGILPGDIFSAGNVGLVSRSGTLTYQVVDNLTNRGLGQSTAIGIGGDPIIGTSFVDALSTFEDDPETDAVVMCGEIGGEDEEQAAEFIADNMDTPVAGFIAGRTAPPGKRMGHAGAIVSGSGTGTAESKIDALNDAGVPVGDTPEEVADNVEELL
- a CDS encoding DUF4129 domain-containing protein is translated as MNDATRSALIAALALLAVAFAAATLGSTVTTEDGSPGSGDGIGGGEGGGGPLPPPEPGSPGETIVVPYLTELLTVLAVLASLVLLVYAFLHRREALALLVALALLLALIYLLFELVADLGGEFSPPLDPGSRSPFGGGSGGDGAAGDSTGPSTPSVLSGVVLVLAVVGGLIALVGRSSDAEPEPEKTGSGPDADAAAVGRAAGRAADRVASRETEHGNEVYRAWREMTGLLDASDSEARTPREFADRAVAAGLAEKDVEELTRLFEDVRYGERAASEEYEHRAVETFRRIERRYAEDER
- a CDS encoding glutamate-cysteine ligase family protein, which encodes MKTSVEVEYWVIDREGELCTPGSLTGISPQVEEEFVDCLLEIKTTPCESVTDLATQFTGLLEETLREARSRGKGLVPLATPLASDAIEQLPGDRTRIQERVLGDDFEYAKHCAGTHIHFEKRRVVDQLNTLTALDPALALVNSSPYYRGQRVAAGARPYIYRKKGYEKFPDHGQLWNYAGSVAEWDDRLERRYAEFERAAMDVGVSDEEFEACFTADDAIWTPIRLRKCFPTVEWRSPDATLPSQILQLAGEMYPLVDEASQVDVRVEGDLGLVTDDTITLPEFEAVREYTDAAIHEGLESDRVREYLERMGFDTGAYDPLTRRIDTGASIDDTDARTLRLEYAAALERDVARLSGRGQRVHRKQNA
- a CDS encoding ABC transporter ATP-binding protein; amino-acid sequence: MTLAIEARGLEKEYDDVRALDGLSLSIEAGEFFGLLGPNGAGKTTFINTLVGLVRKTGGEVRVFGNDVEDDYREVRDSIGLAPQEFNVDRFFPIREVLLHKAGYHGISGEEAERRADEALKLVGIYEKRNTRFDWLSGGMKRRLLLARAIVTEPDLLILDEPTAGVDVQLRHDLWEVINRLNDEGTTILLTTHYIEEAERLCDRVAIMDAGRKVTVATPDELMARGSDTVSVELRDPPASAPDIDREIEAVEEVRLEGSHLVARVAGGGGRVAPRLLNALEARGHEITDIEISRTSLEEIFVELTEGQGGSDDAEASEESHEADEPDEPTRLAGEAR
- a CDS encoding GNAT family N-acetyltransferase, producing the protein MELRDATRSDVEAVREVARRSLQDSYADFLDEETIDDAVEQWYGDGRLEELISDEADDVYIPVVEVDGEIVAFAQCYLVEFPERVGEIHWLHVDPDHRGEGYGSQLYEHVRDIFEEQGIDRFKGFVFAENEPGNEFYERRGYDDAYTHTQEIAGEEHTENVWVDVPEGEQYRRAVEPHEDEEGNTLYVAYREASVGSRGAFHVSYMDESLEKRYGWFCSACESFDNAMDASGRVVCNECGNTRKATRWDAAYL
- the sucC gene encoding ADP-forming succinate--CoA ligase subunit beta; the protein is MKLHEYQAKSVFADAGIPTPDSQLAESTDEVLAAAESVGYPVAVKAQVQVGGRGKAGGIELVEDDEEAREAADSILGMDLKGYTVDRVLVEEAVDFVDELYVGVTMDRGEGKPVAMVSEKGGVDIESVAEEDPDAIAREHVDPAFGLQPYQARRAVYDAGIDREVASDVSSVLTTLFSLWDDRDASDTEINPLMVTSDGEVIAADAVMNIDEDALFRQSELAEMEEESYTDDLERKAGEYGFDYVRLEGDVGIIGNGAGLVMTTLDLVDYYGGEPANFLDVGGGAKADRIANALDMVFSDENVESVVFNIFGGITRGDEVAKGINNALEQFEEIPKPVVVRLAGTNAEEGMEILNADLVQVEQTLEEAVQRAVENAQEGDA
- a CDS encoding NADPH:quinone reductase; this encodes MRAVRYHDHGGPEVLDVDDIDRPEPGGHELLVRVEAAGVNPVDTYFREGSFQPSQLPMTPGSDFAGIVEEAGDWTPGFEADDRVFGTGLGRDHQGSYAEYVLVPTDRIAHLPENVGFGAGGGAGVAAVTAWRALIDHAGLEPAETCLIHGGSGGVGHAAVQLAAATGADVLTTASPEYHEALEGLGADAVFDYADENLEEVVGEYEPAVILDHRLDEYLDFDAAVAQQGARIVGIGNTVPEAGWENVPAARAKELRVHLMSMFNTPDLSRPLERLATLMERGELSIRVERSYSLEEAGEAQRAVLEESFLGKLLIEP
- the thrC gene encoding threonine synthase, with amino-acid sequence MTTVQCYDCGRSFDFDERKRCPCGEPLWFEPERFEWPAGRDPGMWRYADVLPAERPSGVAAAAGGTPLVRTPRLDLGGVELYLKDEGQNPTGSFKDRGSALAVSYARENGIDRLGTVSHGNMAMSTAACAAGSGLDCTVCVPGDIPDERLSHIAHYEPDILRVEGDYGRLYEESLRIEEVEFVNSDTPLRVAGQRTVAFEICEAFSPEVPDAIVLPVSSGGQLSGIWRALSELRVAGLIEQFPRLYACQSSACDPIVRTFEAGETEVEPVEAEGTIAYSIANADPPSGNRALAALRDTDGGAISVSDQETRSAQRRLAHAGGFRVEASSAVAYAGLERLAERDEIVTGERVVTILTGNGFKESSETEVDARTIELDDLTRVL
- a CDS encoding ABC transporter permease encodes the protein MVANPLSARFYTLLEREVQRFVRRPWNTFLPPMITNVLYFSVFGVILGTRIQEIQGFSYILFLLPGLVVLGAISNAFENASFSIFHGRWNEYIHETITSPLSYTEMVLAYVLSSAARGVVVGVIIAVIGAFFTPVGVEQPFYLVAFMFVVSLLFAALGIIGGLIADDFDHLTVMNQFILRPLVFFGGVFYSLEILPSLWRTVSLLNPMVYMVNGVRYGFLGYSDVDPNAALAVLSGLTLAVVALDIAMFARGYGLTD